In Tachypleus tridentatus isolate NWPU-2018 chromosome 7, ASM421037v1, whole genome shotgun sequence, a genomic segment contains:
- the LOC143257011 gene encoding uncharacterized protein LOC143257011, with the protein MRLRLDVPLQLLGYIFGLHISTVSRIFQEVINVMNIRLVLTFVFWPEREELRMTLPASFREKFSKCACIIDCFEIFIQRPSDLQARADTYSSYKSHNTVKYLIGIAPQGVIIFISKGWGGRTSDVHLTENCRFLANIIPGDVILADRGFTISESVAFCNAELKIPAFTKGKQQLSALDVETSRVLASTRIHVERVIGMVRQKYSMLENTIPITLLQTDQSCNLTTLDKILRVACALTNISPSVVPFD; encoded by the coding sequence ATGAGACTGCGATTGGATGTGCCACTGCAGCTCTTAGGATACATATTTGGATTGCACATCTCAACAGTATCACGCATATTTCAGGAGGTCATAAATGTCATGAATATTCGACTGGTACTAACATTTGTTTTCTGGCCTGAGAGAGAGGAACTAAGAATGACGTTGCCCGCGTCTTTTCGTGAGAAGTTTTCAAAGTGTGCCTGCATCATTGATTGTTTCGAAATATTCATACAGCGGCCGTCAGACCTCCAGGCACGAGCAGACACCTATTCAAGTTACAAGTCCCATAATACTGTCAAATACCTCATAGGTATTGCTCCGCAAggagttataatttttatctcAAAGGGATGGGGAGGACGAACAAGTGATGTCCATCTTACCGAAAACTGTAGGTTTTTAGCCAATATAATTCCTGGTGATGTTATACTGGCAGACCGTGGGTTCACTATATCTGAATCTGTTGCTTTCTGTAATGCAGAACTTAAAATACCAGCATTTACAAAAGGAAAACAACAGCTTAGTGCACTGGATGTTGAAACTTCACGTGTCCTTGCTTCTACGAGAATACATGTTGAGAGGGTGATCGGCATGGTACGCCAAAAGTATTCTATGCTTGAAAATACTATTCCAATTACGCTGTTACAAACTGATCAAAGCTGTAATTTAACAACATTAGACAAAATACTAAGAGTGGCATGTGCTCTAACAAACATCTCTCCATCTGTTGTGCCATTTGATTGA